The following nucleotide sequence is from Roseofilum reptotaenium CS-1145.
TCTCTTGCACCTTTCAGGATAGCAGGTTAGATTTCCCATGGTCATTATATTGTCTCAGTTTGATGATTCAATGAAGAGCCGTTTAATTGTGTAACAAATTGCAAAAATGATGTCTGAGCTATCCGATCGCAATCTTAAGATAATTGGAAGGAGAGGATTAAAAAATTGACTCAACCTCCTTCCGCTACTCCTGTTACTCCAAGGATAACCCTTGCTAAGATCATGTCTGTTACCAGAGCCTTACCCTCAATTCAACCCCATTTACCTAAAATTCCTAAAATCAGTTCCACCGTATCTGCCCTATTAGCTGTCTTTTTGGCGATCGCTTCTTTATCCTTTGCTGCCATTTTCATTCGCTTGAGTGAACGAGAGTTGGGCCCATTTTCTACAATTTTCAACCGGTTTTGGATTGCCTTTATCGTTTTGGGGGTCGTTTATGCCCTAGAACACTCAAAAAACAGCGATTCTCTAGATCCCAACCCAAACGTTGAACCGCTCAATCGACGGGATGTGATGTTGTTAATCAGTGCAGGGGTGATGTTTTGGGGATGTTTGGCCTTTTGGGCTTGGTCTTTGACCCTAACCGGTGTAGCCAATTCTACCATTTTACATAACCTAACGCCTTTATTTACAACTCTGGGGGCTTGGATCATTTTCCGTGAGTCCTTTGATCGGCCATTTTTAATGGGCTTACTCATTGCTCTGATTGGGGCGATCGCCCTGGGACTCGATGATTTCCAA
It contains:
- a CDS encoding DMT family transporter; translated protein: MSVTRALPSIQPHLPKIPKISSTVSALLAVFLAIASLSFAAIFIRLSERELGPFSTIFNRFWIAFIVLGVVYALEHSKNSDSLDPNPNVEPLNRRDVMLLISAGVMFWGCLAFWAWSLTLTGVANSTILHNLTPLFTTLGAWIIFRESFDRPFLMGLLIALIGAIALGLDDFQVGAEHLNGDIAALLSAVFSAANLMLIETLRHKFPATVILMWCCGVGAILSLPVVLLAEDQLFPITVSGWLSVIALAVVCQVVGQGLQAYSLKRLSSGLVGIFLLLDPVFAAMIAWIVFAEGLTLINMMAFATVLGGIYLAKSSQYSDRILSEESST